tcAAGACTAATAGAAGATATTAATAAATGAACTTATCACTCTAGAATTAATTTAGAAGTTAGAATTAATTAGGGACTAATTGAGAGCTTAAATCACTAAGTGTAGTTAGTTTGAataggaaaaaaagagaaaaaaacctAGGAGATGCACATGTGGGAGCCCCTTTAAACCTAACTCTCCCTttataaaagagaaaacaacCTTCTCTTTTGTTGTTGAATTCGTTGACCAAGGAGAAAATAGGAGGtctttactttttctttcttctcttcctgCATTGTTGGAAGCTCAAGTCCTTGGAGGTGCAAGTGAGTCCCTCTCCTCACGCccatcttcattttcttctcctctTGAAGCTAGAGTTCTCATCCTCTCCTCTTCATTCTCCAAGTTCATGTTTAGGAGAAGCTCAAGATTCTAGCTCAACCCACATTCATTTCCTTGTTTCCTTAAGTCAACAAAGAGGTAAGGGCGGAGTATTCAATTTCTTAGGACCTATCCTATGTTGCTAGGCACTAGaacttcatttatatgataatttttgcaTGTTGAACCCAAATCCCGTAATTTGGATTTGTGACACTATGTTTGATGCGAAGTATTCTAGGTTCAAAATTGAGTTCCTTGACCCCAAAAATCTAGAAAAGCATATATGATATGTCTCATTTGGAGTTGTGTATCCTtgagaatttaattttcaagttAAGGCAAAAATGTGTTTCTCATGTtttgtttttgaagattttaAATTTGGAGTTGGAATCTATTGATATGTACCTCAAAATTGAACTTATTAGGTCCAAGAATCTAGGGTTATACATACAATACACCATATTTGAGTTAGTATAGCCTATGGAACCATGATTTCATGTTTTGTGCTTTTTCGGTAAATCCTACACTGTTTTGAACGAATTGTACATATGGGCTTGTTTTCTATAGATTTTGACCATGAAATTGAGTTCCTCATGTTTGAAAGCATAGGGTTTGATATAATATTTGTATGAAATGGATTTCTACAACTATTGAAATTTAGGAAACAAGTTACAACTTTTGAGGTCAAATGCAGAGCATTTTCGAAATCTAACAAAATAGGAGTGGATTTGGATGATTTTGAGTCCAAAACTGAATTCCTTACATTCAAAAACCTTGAGAAACATATATGGTTTGCCCCAATTGGATTTCTACATCAATGAAAATGTTGATTTTAAAAGCGGGTAATTAGACACAATTCCAAATGAGAAAGTGTCTTGTGTATGTAAAATTGCatgaaaaatatgatataaattatGGATTGAATTGTTTGCTTTGATTGATAAGTATTAAGTGAAAAGTGTTATGATTAAATGTTGTAAGACCAAGTGAGTGTGATCACTTGACAAGACATGTTACATGATTTGAATTGTTGTGATTAAATGTTGTAAAACTAAGTGAGTGTAACCACTTGGTAAGACATGTTGCATGATATGAACTGTTATGATATTGATCATGAACTCTTGTGTTTTGGGATTGGGTATGGGAGTGTCCAACCCTTGACAAATTTTATTTGGATGTCTTGTGATGAATTAACATTTGGATTGGTAGTGATGAATGTACAAGTGGTCATGTCCACTAAAGGGACATTTTGATGACGATCCTAGAGAGGAAAAAGGATTAattttcctcttctcttgtTATGTTTGTGTTGTGTGTGTGATGGAGGATATTTCCATTCAGGGACTTCATAAGGATTGGCACGCATCACGAGGAAAGGATGAAAGAACGAGGTGGAGTGATTGTTGTGTTGGGAGTTGGGGCATACGCCTATACAGTGGGATTACATCCTCTAATGTCTATTTACAAGTACCAACACAATCATTATTCATACTTTTCATCATGAAAAATGAGTAAGAATTCATTAAGAGAAGGTGGATGACACATAATAGGTATATTGGAGGATGGTCCGAACGATTTAAAGGAACCGAAGGGAATGTTAAGTGGTAATAACCCGACTAATGACATTTTTCGATTAGATCAAGGGACTCATAGGCCTCACGTGGCATTCCTAACTAGAGCGGAGTTGTATTCAAGGTTGGTGAGAGCGCCATGTCCTGTATCGACATGTGATGTGTCCTCCCATTTGTCATGCATGAAAGGAAGTGCAAATTTTTTGCACAACCGAGTCATGATTCTGCTATGCATTTGTCCAACAGAATCTTGATTTTTGGTGCAAAAAATTCACACCCCTTTTATGCAGCTGAAACATAATATTGTAATACTTTTTGGAGAAgaataatcttaaaattttaaaggatTGTAGGAGCCAATAGAAAAAGCTATTGGGGTCAATACCAACTCCCAAGCTCCATAAGCAAAAACCAAACCCACGGTTACAACCCAAATCCAGACCATGACACAACTAAGGCCCGCATATTGATAGTTGTTTATCCCCATCCAAAAATTAAagcataatttatgattaaatgaaatccaaagcaattttatttaatagttgCGTGATGTgcaattttatgaataattacTATTACTTGTGAGAGACGTAATAGAGATATAAAAATTGTAACAAGGAcaattttattaagaaatattttttacatcctATGCAAAAAGAAATTCTTATTCATTGGTACATGAAAGTGGTGCGAACATGAATGAAGTACATGGAAAATTATAATATCTATAAAGAGTAAGAAGGCATGACGAAAAATTAAAACAGAGGAAAAGAACACGTAGACGCGATTTCACACCCAAAGCGTCATTGTTAAACCTTATTACAAAGAAAGAATTATATAAAGCATTGaagtcactatttttttttatatattttatgatgtTGCCCAAAGCCTCAGTCATAGGCACACAATCTCCACCATGAATAAAAATATCCATCTCTGCAATTGATCCTTGAGACGAGGTTCAGTTATCCATAGGGTGACATTGGTTATCTTAGTGTCGGAAACAAAATCATTTAAGTGGTGATGGCTTCAAAGGATGGTTTTAGCTCCAAAACTGGCCTTAGGAGATTGCCCTGTGACATATTAAAACCATGTAAATTCAATGATTACTTTATTAAAAGTCTCAAATATTGATTCAATATATGCATGCATACTTACCAATTAGAGGAGTTTTGAGAACAAAAAAACATGCACCAATGACCACGTAACATAGTGTAAGAATCACTCCTTTCAAGTAGTGTGAAGTTCCATCCTATAAGGAAAAACAACAAATCACATTATTaacagaaagaaaagagaagatggCATATATAGAAGGCATTGTGCATACCTGTAAAGTGAACGCTgtaattataattgtaaaaGCAAGGCATCCAGTTTCAAGAAGACTGAAGTCCAAATCCATTCTTATACCCATTATCCATGCAACAACTACACTTAATGGAACCTGAAATTGATTAGTCACTAGATCATCAAAATCTGTTGGTAATTAACTATATAAACTTTATTCCAAGCATGATGATGTATCCCTCCATCCTAACATAATTGTTTATTTaacacatataaaaaaaacaacaaataaataaaaaataataattttataaaattaatcttataacaTCATTAATTCACTTAGATTTTGATGTCCACCATTAATCAGATAATCTATTTTCTactttatgataattataattggAGTAATATAAGCAATACTAATAATTCAGCCTTACCACAAACATAGAAATTTGGGTTGCAGATCCCATGGCAACACCCAAAGATATGTCCTGCGTGATAAAATTAACCATTTAGCgccattattaattttaaagccAATTAATAAACTTAAGCCTTCATACAAATTCACAAACCGTACGTACCAACTTGTTCTTGTAAGCAAATATGATTGAACCAGCATGTTCTGCAGCATTTCCAACAATTGGCAGCAAAATTATGCTAATGAAGCTTACAGAAATGCCCCAAGAATCTGAAGCAGCCTAGTTTAAGTATCAAAAAATTGATAACCCGTTAATCCAATGTATGCTTGGCTCATGCCATTGAAATTCTTAATGattatcatcataatcattaattaattatggttaattaaatattatgcaTATATAGATACCTCAATAGTTCCCACAACATATTCAGAAAGCAGAGATATGACCAATGTCATACCCACCAACCACGTAAATGCACTCCAAAATCCTATCACTGccttttcctcttcttcgtCCACCTGCAGATCACAGAATCAAACCCCACACCTAATTAAAAGTGGTTGCATACTCAATATTTCACATATATATCTTATTGTTCtaacaatatatattaaaatttaactattGAAAATGTGATCAGGGAAAAGGTTAATGGTAAACaagttatatatacaaatattatattatattgagTTACaagattataatatatttaagacatatcctaaaaaaaatagaaatactgGTGAACCTGTATCATTTCATAACCAAGCAATAGCATATGCCGTGTTATACACGGGTGAAACGCTAATATGGATAAATTACaaattcaactttttctttGGTACTTTTATCGATTTTTTCTTAGAAATTGAATCATTGGCTCGATCACCGCGCTTCTCTCCTACATTATTGTTTTGGTTGGATTAGAAATGAatccaaagaaaagaaataaaaaggttTTGGATAgacaaaaataagaagaaaaaatgtgaaaaagttTCTCTCTGCCTAGTTGTACTAGTGGaacgaaataaataaattatatgaaaaatatttttatactaattaatggattatttttttactctattattttttcttagcataaaattattttttattttataattcctatattttttttaatttataatgttataaaatatttattcacttTGTTAtggaattaaaactaaaattaattttaaacttttaatgttataaaaagatttatttactttgttgaaaaattaagaccaaaaaaatgaaaaagagagacCAATATTCGGAGAAGCTTTTGTGATAACAGattccataaaaataatttcactcGTTGCTATTTCTCTTGTAAAGCATAAAGCAAAGACTCATcgtttctattttctttcactATTTCCATAGAAAGAGACATAGTGTAGTAGTGTGTGTGGTAGAGTTATTGTATTGAAAAACTACGGTAACCATCCtatctaaatatttattttagcttataattaattaactattacATACTTTTCTgggggtatatatatatatacttctctAATTTACAGAAATGatgtaataattatatacagtaaaaatgaaacataaataaattgtGCCTGAACAGTAAATGCCAAATTATCAATAATCATCATCACCTCTTGTGCATCAAACAATTTTCTATGGGTTTTCAATTGGAAGAAGATGTAAGCAACATATGCTAGAAGCATAACAATGCTGCTTGCTCTTGACAACTGAAGAGTGCTAGTGGCTATAGAATGATTGCCTCCTCCTAAGGCGTATTTGAATAGCAATGGCAGCAAATGGCACAATAATCCCAGCAACAAAAGCAGTGAGTTTACATCTGCCTGCTTCTGttcattcaataattaaataacaaaacaatttGATTAGGAAAAAATTAGGATGAACTGAAGTTAATTCAATTTGGGATTTAATTTCTATGCAATGTGTGAAAAAATTATACgatcaatcaatcaaaaaattattgttaatataaatCAACTAAGGTTATCTTCAATGTCATTGCTTATATACCAAGATTGCTTTCAAGTTAAACATGTTTAACAAAATTTACTATTGGAACACATGCCTTGTTGGCATGGCTTATACAAGCAacattgtttaaaattttgttatgaataaaattacCTCTTTTAAGCTCTCTctgaaagagaaaaattaacaaattttaagattcgaaaaaataagttaaacatTTGTTTTTAGGATCTTTAATATTTgagtgaaaaatatttaaatttgtgtcaTTGTAAGACACAAAATTAAGATGAACAAAACAAGTAATCATACATAGTAAATACTCTaattaaacatgaaaatttataattaaatgatggtataatattttttgtgcatattatatttatttttaaaatttgaacaaACTAATTAGGAATTGATACATACTCTGTCATATCTTTGTTCTCTCTTAAGATTGGCTAAACCACCACAGAGGAGTGAACTGCCAAGAACCAAGAGAAGGTTTGAGAGAATGGAACCCAGCAAAGACAACTTCACAACATGAACTTTGTTCTGGTGAAGTGCTAATAATGCTATGATCATCTCGGTTGCATTTCCACATGTTGCATTCAGAAGCCCTCCAACTGAATTAACATCCAcacaaaccaaaaaccaaattggttaatttttttttaccacgtACACACTATAATATGCAAAGTAAATCTCTGTGCATAATGAATTTTGGTTCTATAGTACCTGTTGGGCCGGTGAAATATGCAATTTGCCTTGAAGTTTTTGagtaataagaattaaaaaagaagttagaaacatatataaaattgtaCTAAGTCTGTAGAGTTAGGAGATGACATGCAAACAGAAAACTTACTCAGTCAGGAAGCTAACACGTTCAGCTAGCGGAGCAAGTCCAAGTAGGCTGAAAGCAAAAATCCAAGGCTACGTGGCAAAAATGCAATTAGATTTTCTGGTGAATAAAGCAGATTTAATTACTTATATGATATGATGAACCCTTTCTATAAACTACTTAATGCAAAATAGGTAGTATAGTTTAATtgtattgttaattaattaaaaaatatggtagatgtgatttttaagataattgtgtaaaaatgaataaatttatcatatatatctaATGTAAAACAAATACACTCCAAATATATAGACTATTTTCTctcagtaataaaaaaaattaaattatagagttaaaaaaatgaaatattacacattatttttaataattttaatacttGTTAATAAAAGtagtttataaaatgagaaaataaattttgcagtagaattattcaatcataaattataatatatgataaatttattaatttttacaaaattatcttcttaaaaattatattaactataATTTGAAGGAATGTCTTGTAttaacattaaactcttataaaatatacttaatgatatatatatatatatatatatatatatatatatatatatatatatatatatatatatatatatatatagttcaacaaaaattataat
The genomic region above belongs to Glycine max cultivar Williams 82 chromosome 14, Glycine_max_v4.0, whole genome shotgun sequence and contains:
- the LOC100816844 gene encoding vacuolar cation/proton exchanger 3, with the protein product MHMNTYSEATTSQPMPPTMDEDLENNTEDCNNAMTPMVRKKSELVVVTNNDSRFQMLRNFMTNLQEVIFGTKLVVLFPAVPLAVVANFYSFGRPWIFAFSLLGLAPLAERVSFLTEQIAYFTGPTVGGLLNATCGNATEMIIALLALHQNKVHVVKLSLLGSILSNLLLVLGSSLLCGGLANLKREQRYDRKQADVNSLLLLLGLLCHLLPLLFKYALGGGNHSIATSTLQLSRASSIVMLLAYVAYIFFQLKTHRKLFDAQEVDEEEEKAVIGFWSAFTWLVGMTLVISLLSEYVVGTIEAASDSWGISVSFISIILLPIVGNAAEHAGSIIFAYKNKLDISLGVAMGSATQISMFVVPLSVVVAWIMGIRMDLDFSLLETGCLAFTIIITAFTLQDGTSHYLKGVILTLCYVVIGACFFVLKTPLIGQSPKASFGAKTIL